The proteins below come from a single Methyloprofundus sedimenti genomic window:
- the rpiA gene encoding ribose-5-phosphate isomerase RpiA, with protein sequence MTQDESKRKAAEAALPYIKDVSILGVGTGSTVNHFIDCLADFNLTKDIQGAVSSSIATTERLKKIGIPVMELSESGNLDVYVDGADEVNPLKQLIKGGGGALTREKIIAGASKQFVCIVDESKVVKVLGSFPLPIEVIPMARSYVAREVVKLGGQPVWRENYITDNGCEIIDVHNMEIAEPLALERLINNLAGVVSVGIFGLRPADVVLIAKESGVETM encoded by the coding sequence ATGACACAAGACGAAAGCAAACGTAAAGCTGCAGAAGCGGCTTTACCCTATATTAAAGACGTTTCAATATTAGGCGTAGGAACAGGTTCTACTGTCAATCATTTTATTGATTGCCTCGCGGACTTTAACTTGACAAAAGATATTCAAGGTGCGGTTTCAAGCTCAATTGCAACCACAGAAAGGCTGAAAAAAATCGGTATTCCAGTGATGGAATTAAGCGAGTCAGGCAATCTTGATGTGTATGTAGATGGTGCTGATGAAGTTAATCCACTAAAACAGCTTATTAAAGGTGGCGGTGGTGCTTTAACGCGTGAAAAAATCATTGCTGGAGCAAGCAAACAGTTTGTTTGTATCGTTGATGAAAGCAAAGTGGTTAAAGTTTTAGGGAGTTTCCCGCTGCCTATCGAAGTCATCCCAATGGCACGTAGCTATGTCGCACGCGAAGTAGTTAAATTAGGCGGACAACCGGTCTGGCGTGAAAACTATATTACCGATAACGGTTGTGAAATTATCGATGTACATAATATGGAAATTGCAGAGCCATTAGCCCTGGAAAGGTTAATCAATAATCTTGCTGGCGTTGTTTCAGTCGGTATTTTCGGCTTAAGACCGGCTGATGTAGTGCTGATTGCAAAAGAGTCTGGCGTAGAAACTATGTAA
- the ppc gene encoding phosphoenolpyruvate carboxylase: MNIENETLPSSAAKGNQSYTEADTAINPIKNSITADTEIRDKLLRARIKLLGNILGKVIKSQVGESAFDAVEKLRTGYLQLEQAENPALQAELTEFIESQSAKELAPIIRAFNLYFSLVNLAEEEHQYHERQSQLKSEGPFWTGSVLNTIGELKAQGLDAGQVQTLLNKLHYIPVFTAHPTESKRRAVMDNLRRIFLDIGALNEADTYNNKYVKDSIYQMLEMQIQVLWQTDEVRRQKPTVEDEIRNGIYYFRQSLFDAVPEVYRYMERAIAKHYPDDNIETPNFLSFGSWIGGDRDGNPFVTHNTTVQALLLQSRAVIYEYQQRVLDLGSKLTHSRFISPISQDVIQRSENADDHLIAAVFKKRPERFKDEPYRRLLALIHGKLQQNIEYLEARIDDDPIDKSHFAYHSESDFLDDLELIHHSLCSHGDENVANAELKDLIRLVKTFGFYLMRLDIRQESTVHTEAVADLFSHLGVDYKSLREKEKLDILAQHVASATIIDIQHLALDDMTKEVLEVFNVVREMRKDISEKAFNNYVISMTHEASHIMEVLFLAHQVGLAGYNAGKPYCDIQIAPLFETIVDLEHIVPVTQALFENDTYKALLEASGNQQEIMLGYSDSAKDGGNLSSAWGLYVAQQQIMVLADEHGVDCRLFHGRGGTVGRGGGPTHFAILSQPTGTVRGSIKFTEQGEVLSNKYSNTETAMYELSLGVTGLMKASTGVVQSQVKDNPEYFEVMQKLAKDGEACFRKLTDDTEGFFNFFYEATPVTEIGLLNIGSRPSHRKKGNLSKSSIRAIPWIFGWAQARLTFPAWQGTGYALDNWIEQHGDAQLKEMYQNWPFFRALVSNIQMALTKTDLDIGAQYSLLGQNQQVAQTVYTLIADEYKRAEQRILEISCNQTLMADTPSLALSLSRRNPYLVPLNNIQIALLRRYKSDQISEEEKALWLPELLNSINAIAAGLRNTG; encoded by the coding sequence ATGAATATAGAAAACGAGACTTTACCATCCAGCGCAGCTAAGGGTAATCAATCTTATACCGAGGCTGACACTGCTATAAATCCTATTAAAAACAGCATTACCGCAGATACCGAAATTCGAGATAAACTTCTCAGAGCACGTATTAAATTACTAGGCAATATTCTTGGTAAAGTAATTAAATCACAAGTTGGTGAGTCCGCTTTTGATGCTGTAGAAAAGCTACGTACTGGTTATTTGCAACTTGAGCAAGCAGAAAATCCAGCATTACAAGCTGAACTCACCGAATTTATCGAATCTCAATCGGCAAAAGAACTTGCACCGATTATTCGCGCGTTCAATTTATATTTTAGTTTAGTCAATCTGGCAGAAGAAGAACACCAGTATCATGAAAGACAAAGCCAGCTTAAGTCAGAAGGTCCATTCTGGACGGGTTCTGTGCTCAATACTATAGGTGAACTCAAAGCACAAGGCCTGGATGCTGGACAGGTGCAGACGCTATTAAATAAATTGCACTATATTCCTGTCTTCACTGCCCATCCGACAGAATCAAAACGACGCGCAGTGATGGATAACTTAAGAAGAATATTCCTCGACATCGGCGCCTTGAATGAAGCAGATACTTACAATAATAAATATGTAAAAGATTCTATTTATCAAATGCTTGAGATGCAAATTCAAGTGCTTTGGCAGACCGATGAAGTGCGCCGCCAAAAACCAACTGTGGAAGATGAAATTCGTAACGGAATATACTACTTTCGTCAGTCGTTATTTGATGCCGTTCCAGAGGTTTATCGCTACATGGAACGTGCCATTGCTAAACACTACCCTGACGATAACATTGAAACGCCAAACTTCCTGAGCTTTGGTTCATGGATAGGCGGAGATCGAGACGGTAATCCATTTGTAACGCATAACACAACAGTTCAGGCCCTACTGTTACAGTCCCGGGCTGTCATCTATGAATATCAGCAACGGGTTCTTGATCTGGGTTCCAAACTCACGCACTCGCGCTTTATCAGTCCTATTTCACAAGATGTTATTCAGCGCTCAGAAAACGCAGATGATCATTTAATTGCTGCTGTTTTTAAAAAACGTCCTGAGCGATTTAAAGATGAGCCATACCGTCGTTTACTGGCCCTGATACACGGTAAACTACAGCAGAATATCGAATATCTTGAAGCACGTATTGATGATGACCCCATCGATAAAAGCCACTTTGCCTATCACTCTGAATCTGACTTCCTGGATGACCTGGAATTGATTCATCACTCCCTATGTAGTCATGGCGATGAAAATGTAGCAAATGCAGAATTAAAGGATTTGATTCGCCTGGTTAAGACTTTTGGCTTCTATCTGATGCGTTTGGATATTCGTCAGGAATCTACTGTACATACCGAAGCGGTCGCTGACCTTTTTTCGCATCTAGGTGTCGATTACAAAAGCCTGAGAGAAAAAGAAAAACTGGATATTCTTGCCCAGCATGTTGCTTCTGCAACTATCATCGATATTCAACACCTCGCTCTTGATGATATGACCAAAGAAGTTCTGGAGGTGTTTAACGTTGTTCGTGAGATGCGTAAAGACATCAGTGAAAAGGCTTTTAATAACTATGTTATTTCAATGACGCATGAAGCCAGCCATATTATGGAAGTGTTGTTTTTAGCTCATCAGGTAGGCCTGGCAGGTTATAACGCGGGAAAACCTTATTGCGATATTCAAATTGCACCACTATTTGAAACCATCGTCGATTTAGAACATATTGTGCCAGTCACACAGGCATTATTTGAGAACGACACCTACAAGGCTCTGCTTGAAGCATCCGGTAACCAGCAGGAAATCATGCTCGGCTACTCTGATTCGGCAAAAGATGGTGGCAACTTATCTTCTGCCTGGGGACTCTATGTGGCGCAGCAGCAAATCATGGTATTAGCTGATGAGCACGGAGTAGATTGTCGTTTATTTCACGGGCGTGGTGGAACCGTTGGCCGTGGTGGCGGACCAACACACTTTGCCATCCTTTCACAACCGACAGGAACAGTGCGCGGCTCCATTAAATTCACCGAACAGGGTGAAGTACTGTCCAACAAATATAGTAATACTGAAACAGCAATGTATGAACTCTCACTGGGCGTAACTGGCCTTATGAAAGCCAGTACAGGCGTTGTACAAAGTCAAGTGAAGGATAACCCTGAGTACTTTGAGGTCATGCAAAAACTGGCGAAAGATGGCGAAGCCTGTTTTAGAAAACTGACCGACGATACTGAAGGGTTCTTTAACTTCTTCTACGAAGCAACGCCGGTGACCGAGATTGGATTATTGAATATTGGTTCTCGCCCGTCACACCGTAAAAAGGGGAATTTATCTAAATCTTCAATCCGAGCCATTCCTTGGATCTTTGGCTGGGCTCAAGCGCGACTAACATTCCCAGCCTGGCAAGGCACGGGGTATGCTTTAGATAACTGGATTGAACAGCATGGTGATGCGCAACTCAAAGAGATGTATCAGAACTGGCCGTTCTTTAGAGCTTTGGTCAGCAATATCCAGATGGCGCTGACCAAAACTGATCTCGATATCGGTGCACAATACAGTCTGCTTGGACAGAACCAGCAAGTTGCACAAACGGTTTATACTCTGATTGCTGATGAGTACAAGCGTGCAGAACAACGCATTCTTGAAATCAGTTGTAACCAGACTTTAATGGCAGACACACCCAGTCTTGCACTTTCACTGAGCCGACGAAATCCCTATCTTGTGCCTCTAAATAATATACAAATTGCCCTGCTAAGACGCTACAAGTCAGACCAGATCTCCGAAGAAGAAAAAGCGCTCTGGTTGCCTGAGCTTCTGAACAGTATCAATGCCATTGCGGCTGGTTTGCGTAACACTGGCTAA
- the cas1f gene encoding type I-F CRISPR-associated endonuclease Cas1f translates to MEQLTDLKAILHSKRANIYYLEKCRVMQKDGRVLYLTEADTEKQYWNIPIANTTCILLGTGTSITQAAVRMLASAGVLIGFSGGGGTPLIAANEIEWLSPQSEYRPTEYVQGWMAFWFEEDKRLKIAKQFQQQRITYMQKIWGNDRELKNEGFSLDDQDIQQALTHFSAKIEHCQDVTNLLLIEAQLTKSLYKIAANNTKQKDFVRQHDSIDDANAFLNHGNYLAYGLAATTLWVLGIPHGFAVMHGKTRRGALVFDVADLIKDTLILPWAFICAKEQATEQEFRQQCLQNFTQHKALDFMFEAVKQASVEGKDL, encoded by the coding sequence ATGGAACAACTAACGGACTTAAAAGCCATACTGCATTCCAAACGAGCTAATATCTATTATTTGGAAAAATGTCGTGTGATGCAAAAAGATGGCCGAGTGCTTTATTTAACCGAAGCCGATACCGAAAAACAATATTGGAATATCCCGATAGCCAATACCACCTGCATACTCTTGGGTACTGGCACCTCCATTACCCAAGCCGCCGTTAGAATGCTCGCCTCAGCTGGCGTATTAATTGGTTTTAGTGGTGGCGGTGGAACACCCTTAATAGCTGCCAATGAAATCGAATGGCTCTCACCGCAAAGCGAATACCGACCCACAGAATATGTACAAGGCTGGATGGCTTTTTGGTTTGAAGAAGATAAACGCTTAAAAATCGCTAAACAGTTCCAGCAACAACGCATTACTTACATGCAAAAGATCTGGGGTAATGACCGAGAACTGAAAAATGAAGGATTTAGCCTGGATGATCAGGATATCCAGCAAGCATTGACCCACTTCTCTGCAAAAATAGAACACTGTCAAGATGTCACTAATTTATTATTAATTGAGGCACAGCTCACCAAATCCCTGTATAAAATCGCCGCCAACAACACCAAACAAAAAGACTTTGTGCGTCAGCATGACAGCATTGATGATGCTAATGCCTTCTTAAATCACGGTAATTATTTAGCCTATGGATTAGCCGCCACCACACTCTGGGTGCTAGGCATACCACATGGTTTTGCAGTGATGCATGGTAAAACCCGACGCGGAGCCTTGGTCTTTGATGTCGCGGACTTAATCAAAGATACCTTGATACTCCCTTGGGCCTTTATCTGCGCCAAAGAACAAGCCACCGAACAGGAATTTCGCCAGCAATGCCTACAAAACTTTACCCAACATAAAGCCCTGGATTTTATGTTTGAAGCCGTTAAACAAGCCAGTGTAGAAGGTAAAGACTTATGA
- the cas3f gene encoding type I-F CRISPR-associated helicase Cas3f, whose protein sequence is MVTFVSQCEHKALNRTRRVLDAFANRIGTNTWQTVITEDGLDAVKKLLRKTATKNTAVSCHWIRSRSRSEFLWVVGNRRKFNFEGVVPVNYTQKEITQYMDKNQWQTLNVIQYAAAISALFHDFGKANTLFQNKINPDKKTNSFEPYRHEWVSLRLFQAFVGDKDDMQWLNTLSQIECDEFSKCYKDGLNGRSVADNHPIENLPPFAKLVAWLILTHHKLPIYPKWKVNQPPRLEYVNQWFIGEHSNFDAIWNSHNCKDPELEKLIAQNWTFKKLPVASMQWRSKACMVASEVRTKLQPLLQQKTDWLNGQIFTTHLSRLCLTLADHYYSSQNITPEWQNPNYDVYANSDRETKQLKQKLDEHLIGVAHHAQKIAKALPKFNASLRSLEENFFLSNNVSKKHKEKFGWQDDAKKLAGQMSKTSIEQGFFGINMASTGKGKTLANVKIMYALANETGRVRFSVALGLRTLTLQTGREYRTELELTDEELAIAVGGTAVKQLFENEENKRINIEEQATQPETGSESQDEILDKDLYVDYTGDIYQHSLSEWTKTNDSLNKLIHAPILVSTIDHLMPATEGTKGGKQIPAMLRLLSSDLVLDEPDDFGLEDLPALCRLVNWAGMLGSRVLLSTATMPPALVYALFQAYQHGWGEYAKANISHWNGEIACAWFDEFKNTYKDGQEQYKDFPLFKKAHENFVKKRIKNLNAETKPQRKGKIINVEDYEGITVIAIMAKAIQTNAIELHKNHHQAQNNINISIGLVRMANINPLVAVARELLKLDAPADICIHYCIYHSRYPLAIRSHLESKLDKILNRKKPNEIWQQDGIKDKLQEHPQNNHIFIVLASPVAEVGRDHDYDWAIVEPSSMRSIIQLAGRVLRHRDDIPETPNILLLNKNYKALSPLNNNICFEKPGFESTELKVIKSHDLNDVLTAKQYEEINSIQRITLPEQYQTIGGCYKNLVELEHKALVKKLLSGNEPAKLWWESNPQWCGEMQRQQRFRDSKKDEAYYLCLKDEHSNTYWQWKNEAVYPPKLGDLSGIEINDDVPIEFGSNSHFWFDLSAKTIYFELMNDPNIDMDDLLAISYRFGEVRLIEYNKNEIKQYSYHENLGLYQKIGD, encoded by the coding sequence ATGGTCACCTTCGTCTCACAATGCGAACACAAAGCTCTCAATAGAACCCGCCGCGTATTAGATGCCTTCGCAAATCGTATTGGCACCAACACCTGGCAAACGGTCATTACTGAAGATGGCTTGGATGCGGTTAAAAAATTATTACGCAAAACGGCAACGAAAAATACGGCCGTTTCGTGTCATTGGATACGGTCGAGGAGTCGCAGTGAATTTTTGTGGGTGGTGGGGAATAGAAGAAAGTTTAATTTTGAAGGGGTTGTGCCGGTGAATTATACACAAAAGGAAATAACCCAATATATGGATAAAAATCAATGGCAAACACTAAATGTAATTCAATACGCAGCGGCTATTTCTGCGTTATTTCATGACTTTGGTAAAGCGAATACATTATTTCAAAATAAAATTAACCCTGATAAAAAAACAAATTCATTTGAGCCTTATCGCCATGAGTGGGTATCGCTAAGGTTATTTCAAGCATTTGTGGGCGATAAAGATGACATGCAATGGCTAAATACATTGAGCCAAATTGAATGCGATGAATTTTCTAAGTGTTATAAGGATGGCTTGAATGGAAGAAGTGTTGCTGATAATCATCCTATTGAAAATTTACCACCATTTGCTAAATTGGTCGCTTGGCTTATTCTTACACATCATAAACTGCCGATTTATCCTAAATGGAAAGTAAATCAACCTCCACGTTTAGAATATGTTAATCAATGGTTTATTGGTGAACATAGTAATTTTGATGCTATCTGGAATTCACATAACTGTAAAGATCCAGAACTAGAAAAATTGATAGCACAAAACTGGACGTTTAAAAAATTACCTGTAGCGAGTATGCAATGGCGTTCCAAAGCTTGCATGGTTGCCTCTGAGGTTAGAACAAAATTACAACCATTGTTACAACAAAAAACCGATTGGCTAAATGGTCAAATTTTTACAACACATCTATCACGTCTTTGCCTAACTTTAGCGGATCATTATTATTCTTCTCAAAACATCACGCCAGAATGGCAAAACCCTAATTACGATGTTTATGCCAATAGCGATAGAGAAACAAAACAGCTTAAGCAGAAACTTGATGAACATCTTATAGGTGTTGCTCATCATGCCCAGAAAATTGCCAAAGCATTGCCTAAATTTAATGCTAGTTTGCGTTCATTGGAGGAAAACTTTTTCCTTTCTAATAATGTAAGCAAGAAACATAAAGAAAAATTTGGTTGGCAGGATGATGCAAAAAAGTTAGCGGGGCAAATGAGTAAAACCAGTATTGAGCAAGGTTTTTTTGGTATTAACATGGCTTCTACTGGAAAAGGAAAAACATTAGCTAATGTAAAAATAATGTATGCACTTGCTAATGAGACAGGACGGGTAAGATTTAGTGTTGCACTTGGTTTAAGAACGCTGACATTACAGACTGGGCGAGAATACAGAACAGAATTAGAGCTTACAGATGAAGAACTAGCTATTGCAGTCGGTGGTACGGCAGTAAAACAACTGTTTGAAAATGAAGAAAATAAACGCATAAATATAGAAGAGCAAGCAACTCAACCCGAAACGGGGAGTGAATCACAGGATGAAATTTTAGATAAAGATTTATATGTTGATTACACAGGTGATATTTACCAACATAGTCTCAGTGAATGGACAAAGACAAATGATTCGTTAAATAAGCTTATTCATGCGCCTATTTTAGTCAGTACCATTGACCATTTAATGCCAGCCACAGAAGGGACAAAAGGTGGTAAACAAATTCCTGCCATGTTGCGTTTATTAAGCTCTGATTTAGTGCTGGATGAACCCGATGATTTTGGGCTTGAAGATTTACCTGCATTATGCAGGTTAGTAAATTGGGCGGGTATGTTAGGCAGTCGAGTTCTATTATCGACAGCTACCATGCCACCAGCTTTAGTTTATGCCTTATTCCAGGCCTATCAGCATGGTTGGGGAGAGTATGCTAAAGCCAATATTTCTCATTGGAATGGTGAAATTGCTTGCGCTTGGTTTGACGAGTTTAAAAACACTTACAAAGATGGGCAAGAACAATACAAAGACTTCCCATTATTTAAAAAAGCACATGAAAATTTTGTAAAAAAACGCATTAAGAATCTGAATGCCGAGACTAAACCGCAACGAAAAGGGAAGATTATTAATGTTGAGGACTATGAAGGAATAACGGTTATTGCCATTATGGCAAAAGCCATACAGACCAATGCAATAGAGCTGCATAAAAATCATCATCAAGCTCAAAATAATATCAATATTTCCATTGGTTTAGTGCGTATGGCAAATATTAACCCATTGGTTGCAGTTGCTAGAGAGCTATTGAAGTTAGATGCTCCCGCAGATATTTGTATTCATTACTGCATCTATCACAGCCGCTATCCTCTAGCGATACGTTCTCATTTAGAAAGTAAGCTGGATAAAATTCTTAATCGTAAAAAACCAAATGAGATTTGGCAACAAGACGGGATAAAAGATAAATTGCAAGAACATCCTCAAAATAATCATATTTTTATTGTTTTGGCATCGCCTGTAGCGGAAGTAGGGCGTGATCATGATTATGATTGGGCAATTGTTGAACCCAGTTCAATGCGTTCTATTATTCAATTAGCAGGGCGTGTGTTAAGGCATCGAGATGACATACCTGAAACGCCAAATATTCTTTTACTGAATAAAAATTATAAGGCTCTTTCTCCTTTAAATAACAATATTTGTTTTGAAAAGCCAGGATTTGAGTCAACGGAATTGAAGGTCATTAAATCACATGATTTGAATGATGTTTTAACCGCCAAACAATATGAAGAAATTAATTCTATTCAGAGAATTACACTGCCAGAGCAATACCAAACGATTGGAGGCTGTTATAAAAATTTAGTTGAGCTAGAACACAAGGCTTTGGTTAAAAAACTGTTATCAGGAAATGAACCCGCTAAATTATGGTGGGAAAGCAACCCCCAATGGTGTGGCGAAATGCAAAGGCAACAGCGATTTAGAGATTCAAAAAAAGATGAAGCTTATTATCTTTGTCTTAAAGATGAGCATTCAAATACCTATTGGCAATGGAAAAATGAAGCTGTTTATCCTCCAAAATTAGGTGATCTAAGTGGTATAGAAATTAACGATGATGTACCGATCGAATTTGGAAGTAATAGTCATTTTTGGTTTGATTTAAGTGCAAAAACAATCTATTTCGAATTAATGAATGACCCAAATATTGATATGGATGATTTATTAGCAATTAGTTATCGTTTTGGTGAAGTACGTTTAATTGAATATAACAAAAATGAAATTAAACAATACAGTTATCACGAAAATTTAGGGCTGTATCAAAAAATAGGAGATTAG
- the csy1 gene encoding type I-F CRISPR-associated protein Csy1 — protein sequence MSEEARKLESWESVIVDFFEKKIAQSKLYKVREYIEKKDKDINSEKDIKKVEKLIKAKEDKQNELNELRIDAPSTEIRLWIDKASQTKIAKGKRIIKATHVLRFSHSSSLSDGFMLEEKSNDMILTTSSLKKTLTYDLAHNNGALITVSRFLALKLSEKLIIDLIIDGDYSFLNPFAENQEQLEKWSNGFDKIVEEREIKTADKAKQIYFPLIKGDEQVSIDNINYHLITPLFSSSLTEEFFTIVSNLKFGKEQENIRKQLKVSNENSPKYHHKAYIDFPSLGIQKFGGAQPQNVSMLNKNRSGKSYLFSSQPSTWQSQLKPPIYKASFFDNFSTSHINEDINYLRDFLLRFERIDLSIKDPKRYAHLVRWVNSIIDEVLFYTASIQKLPPDWSATDKIKLKPEHQYFLDPYRAEKEFQNQRLSTDWQTIVCNDFARWLNNKLIGQEKKFTPQSGHTRLWKKLFEEPLREDVEAIKTEIKYNQQEKKV from the coding sequence ATGAGTGAAGAAGCCAGAAAGCTTGAAAGCTGGGAAAGTGTGATTGTTGATTTTTTTGAAAAAAAGATAGCACAGTCCAAACTTTATAAAGTAAGAGAGTATATTGAAAAGAAAGACAAAGATATTAATTCAGAAAAGGATATAAAGAAGGTTGAAAAGCTAATTAAGGCAAAAGAAGACAAGCAAAATGAACTAAATGAATTAAGAATTGACGCTCCTTCAACTGAGATTAGGCTGTGGATAGATAAAGCAAGTCAAACAAAAATTGCGAAAGGAAAAAGAATAATTAAAGCAACTCATGTTTTAAGATTTTCTCATAGCTCCTCATTATCTGATGGCTTTATGCTGGAAGAAAAATCTAATGATATGATTCTTACAACGTCATCACTCAAAAAAACGCTCACATATGATTTAGCTCATAACAATGGTGCATTAATTACTGTATCAAGGTTTTTAGCTTTGAAGTTATCAGAAAAACTGATAATTGACTTAATTATTGATGGAGATTATAGCTTTTTAAACCCATTTGCTGAAAATCAAGAGCAGCTTGAAAAGTGGAGTAATGGATTCGATAAAATTGTTGAAGAAAGAGAAATTAAAACAGCAGATAAAGCTAAGCAAATTTACTTTCCTTTAATTAAAGGTGATGAACAAGTTAGTATAGATAATATTAACTACCATTTAATTACGCCTTTATTTTCATCTTCTTTAACTGAAGAGTTTTTTACTATTGTAAGTAACCTTAAGTTTGGTAAAGAACAAGAAAATATTAGGAAGCAATTAAAAGTAAGTAATGAAAACTCACCTAAATATCACCATAAAGCATATATTGATTTCCCAAGTTTAGGAATACAAAAATTTGGAGGCGCACAACCACAAAACGTTTCAATGCTTAATAAAAACCGCAGTGGAAAGAGTTATTTATTTTCATCTCAACCCTCTACTTGGCAAAGCCAACTCAAGCCGCCTATTTATAAAGCTTCTTTCTTCGATAATTTTAGCACTAGCCATATTAATGAAGATATTAATTATCTTCGTGATTTTTTGCTTCGTTTTGAACGTATTGACCTAAGTATTAAAGACCCTAAACGTTACGCTCATCTAGTCCGTTGGGTGAATAGCATCATTGATGAAGTTTTGTTTTATACCGCGAGCATTCAAAAACTGCCGCCTGATTGGTCTGCAACAGATAAGATTAAATTAAAACCTGAACACCAATATTTTCTTGATCCTTATCGAGCCGAAAAAGAGTTTCAAAACCAACGTTTATCCACAGATTGGCAAACGATTGTTTGTAATGATTTTGCCAGATGGCTTAACAATAAACTAATAGGTCAAGAGAAAAAATTTACCCCACAGTCTGGGCATACACGTCTATGGAAAAAATTATTTGAAGAACCACTAAGAGAAGATGTTGAAGCCATTAAAACGGAAATCAAATATAACCAACAGGAGAAAAAGGTATGA
- the csy2 gene encoding type I-F CRISPR-associated protein Csy2, whose product MSQYILLNRIKVQNANAIAGFTWGFPAITHFLGFTHNLARKLAESDRFKDISLTGCAVISHQHHVHTYRSSYDIEFTQSRNPPYLDSHNKADTPPVIEEGKMNMTVSLLIGYEGNIGNRQDSFIKWLSKTCLLQRLAGGTILNIKNIESYTLDENNIRIIKRKLLPAFVLIDRSNFLEEHYQTKLTENNEVELLEAWLDFVALKQKARPKSDLINKYIQTLNKNNSDNLQETQLFESWQKHLQTPYQQELIPDELITYFNELEKSKAHEKLLAQWQNYCKPDEKTDADWEYIDKPKTGYLVPIMTGYKAISKVYENKDVENTRDDETDVCFVESAHSIGEWQSVHRLKNVDEISHCLWHYDYEENWYLCKQKQIQQQETSNNEIIIENPNDDF is encoded by the coding sequence ATGAGCCAGTATATTCTGCTAAATCGAATAAAAGTACAAAATGCCAATGCAATTGCTGGTTTTACTTGGGGCTTTCCTGCGATTACCCATTTTTTAGGCTTTACTCATAACCTCGCTCGCAAACTGGCAGAATCCGATAGATTTAAGGATATTTCTTTAACAGGTTGTGCGGTCATTTCACATCAGCATCATGTGCATACTTACCGTTCCTCTTATGATATTGAGTTTACTCAAAGCCGTAACCCGCCTTATTTAGATTCACATAATAAAGCAGATACGCCCCCCGTCATTGAAGAAGGAAAAATGAATATGACGGTTTCATTGCTGATTGGCTATGAAGGCAATATAGGCAATCGTCAAGATAGTTTTATCAAATGGCTTAGCAAAACCTGTCTTTTACAACGTTTAGCAGGAGGCACAATCCTTAATATTAAAAACATAGAGTCTTACACACTAGATGAAAATAACATAAGAATCATCAAACGTAAGTTATTACCAGCGTTTGTATTAATAGATCGTTCTAATTTCCTAGAAGAACACTATCAAACAAAATTGACTGAAAATAATGAAGTTGAATTACTTGAGGCATGGCTGGATTTTGTGGCTCTCAAGCAAAAAGCACGGCCTAAATCGGATTTAATCAACAAGTATATCCAGACATTAAATAAAAATAATTCAGATAACCTACAAGAAACTCAATTGTTTGAGAGTTGGCAAAAACATCTGCAAACGCCTTACCAACAAGAGCTTATTCCCGATGAGCTAATAACTTATTTTAACGAACTGGAAAAAAGCAAAGCCCATGAAAAATTGTTAGCACAGTGGCAAAATTATTGTAAACCCGATGAAAAAACCGATGCGGATTGGGAGTATATCGACAAACCTAAAACAGGCTATTTAGTTCCCATCATGACAGGTTACAAAGCCATATCCAAAGTTTATGAGAACAAGGATGTAGAAAACACCCGAGACGATGAAACCGATGTTTGCTTTGTTGAATCAGCTCACAGCATTGGTGAATGGCAAAGTGTGCATCGGCTAAAAAATGTAGACGAAATCAGTCACTGCTTATGGCACTACGATTACGAAGAAAACTGGTATTTATGTAAACAAAAGCAAATACAACAGCAAGAAACGAGTAATAACGAAATTATCATTGAAAATCCAAATGATGATTTCTGA